A window of Bacillus toyonensis BCT-7112 genomic DNA:
GGAGAAGAATAAGCATTGTTTTTATGTGGTGGAATGTTCTGATGGAAGTTATTATGCTGGATATACAAATCATATAGAAAAACGGATTCAGACTCATAATAGTGGAAAAGGTGCTAGATATACACGTGCTAGACTTCCAGTTGTTTTAAGGTATGTAGAGAATCATGAGGATAAACGAACAGCTATGCAGGCTGAATATCATTTTAAGCAGTTAACGAGAAAACAAAAAGAAGAATATATGCAAAAAGGAGAACGCTATGTGGCAGCAAAAAAGCTTTCAACAAAATGAAAAGGGGATGTTATATCTAGTACCTACTCCAATTGGAAATTTAGAAGATATGACATTTCGTGCAATTCGGATTTTAAAAGAGGTAGATGTTATTGCAGCGGAAGATACAAGACAAACAAAAAAACTTTGTAATTATTTCGAAATTGAAACACCTGTCATGAGTTACCATGAGCATAATAAAGAAGTAAGTGGAAAGAAAATATTAGAGAAGCTAGAGGAAGGGAAGAATATAGCACTTGTTAGTGATGCTGGTATGCCGTGTATTTCCGATCCAGGCTACGATATTGTTGTCGAGGCCGTAGCTGAGCAATATCATGTGGTTCCGCTTCCTGGGGCAAATGCAGCCCTTACAGCGTTAATTGCATCCGGTCTTGAAACAAAGCAGTTTTATTTCTATGGATTTTTACAAAGAAATAAAAAGGAAAGAAAAATGGAATTAGAAAAACTTCGCTATGTGCAAACTACAATGATGTTTTATGAAGCACCTCATCGTCTAGATGACACTTTAATCTCGATGCAAGAAGTGTTAGGCAATAGAGAAATTGTATTATGTCGAGAGTTAACGAAAAAGTTTGAGGAATTTATTCGAGGAACAATCGAAGGAACAATTGAATGGACGAAGCAAAATGAAGTTCGTGGTGAGTTTTGCATTTTAGTAGCTGGTTCAACGGAAGAACCTGCTCCAGAAGAACAATGGTGGGAATCTATTTCAGTATATGATCATATTGAACATTATATAAATAAAAAAGGCATGAATTCAAAAGAGGCGATAAAAACAGTCGCTAAAGATCGGGATTTGTCGAAACGCGATGTATATCAAATCTATCATGTCGATAAAAAATAAGCTTCTCATAATTGAGAAGCTTATTTTGCTGTTTCGATATAATCTTGAAGTTCGTTTAAGATTTGCTCAGCGCCTTCTTTGCTTAAGATAATTTTACCTTCAGCTAAAGATAGGTTACCATCAGATACTTCACCAGTTACTTGGCAAGTCATGTTTGGTTTATATTTTTTTAAGATGATTTTTTCGTCATCAACATAGATTTCAAGTGCATCCTTTTCTGCAATACCTAAAGTACGGCGTAATTCGATTGGAATTACAACACGACCTAATTCATCAACTTTACGAACAATACCAGTAGATTTCATAATTCTTTTCCTCCTAAATAAATAGTTTATAAGTTTCGAGTCTATTTTTTTGATTCGTCATTTTTCGACAAAATACCCTATGGACATATGATACCAATCATTTACATTTCCGTCAATTCTTAAATTCTATATTTTTTAAAAAGATTTATAGATTTCTTACTTCTTATATATAATAGAATGGGAGTAATTTTTGCAATTATTTTCTGAAAAATATATTTATTTAAAAGTAGGGTTGTATATTTTGTTTGAATATGAGTAATAGATGATAAAGATATGTAGCATTAACTGGTGTTTATCCCGCGTTAACGAGCAATAAGATTCCCGCTTTAAAATGCGGTTGGAGCAAAGAAGTTAAGTTGGAGTCGGGCTGCTCGTAAAAGCTTGATTAGTGAGAGTTAATAATTTGTGGGGGATAAACACCCCTACGGATTAAAGTTTCACTTTATATATGAGTTTTTGATATACTATTTATAAATACATATGAGGTTATTCGGGAGGTCCAAAACAATGACAAAGGAAAATAAGTCCTTTTATATTACTACCCCAATTTATTATCCAAGTGGAAAGTTACACATTGGACATGCTTATACGACAGTAGCAGGAGATGCAATGGCACGATATAAGCGTATGCAAGGCTACAATGTTCATTATCTAACAGGAACTGATGAGCATGGGCAGAAGATCCAAAAGAAAGCAGAAGAGTTAAATGTGACACCACAAGCATACGTGGATAATATTGTTGCAGGAATTAAAGAGCTTTGGGAGAAAATGGATATCTCTTATGATGATTTTATTCGCACAACTGAAGATCGTCACAAAGATGTTGTCGAAAAGATCTTCAAGCAACTAGTAGACCAAGGTGATATTTATCTTGATGAATATGAAGGTTGGTATTCTGTACAAGATGAAACATTCTATACAGCGCATCAATTAGTAGATCCAATTATGGAAGGTGACAAAGTAGTTGGAGGAAAAAGTCCAGATAGTGGTCATGATGTAGAACTTGTTCGTGAAGAATCATATTTCTTTAGAATGGGTAAATATGTCGACAGACTATTAAAGTTCTATGAAGATAATCCACATTTTATTCAGCCAGAGTCTCGTAAAAATGAAATGATTAATAACTTCATTAAACCAGGATTAGAAGATTTAGCAGTTTCTCGTACTTCATTTGATTGGGGAGTTCGTGTTCCAGGCAACCCAAAACATGTTATTTACGTATGGGTTGATGCATTATCTAACTACATTACAGCATTAGGTTATGGAACAGAAAATGAAGAGATGTATAAGAAATTCTGGCCGGCAGATGTGCATTTAGTCGGAAAAGAAATTGTTCGTTTCCATACAATTTATTGGCCAATCATTTTAATGGCATTAGATTTACCTCTTCCGAAAAAGGTCTTTGCTCATGGCTGGATTTTAATGAAGGATGGAAAAATGAGTAAGTCAAAAGGAAACGTAGTAGATCCAGTTACATTAATTGATCGTTACGGATTAGATGCATTACGTTATTACTTACTTCGAGAAGTTCCGTTCGGATCTGATGGTGTATTCACACCAGAAGGATTTGTTGAACGTATCAACTTCGATTTAGCAAATGACTTAGGTAACTTATTAAATCGTACAGTAGCTATGATTGATAAGTACTTTAACGGAGAAATACCTGCATTTAAAGCAAATGTAACGGAATTCGATGAAACGTTAGTAACGTTTGCAAAAGATACATTGCAAAAAGTAGAAGACGCAATGGAAAATATGGAATTCTCTGTAGCGCTAAGCTCAATTTGGCAATTGGTTAGCCGTACGAATAAATATATTGATGAAACACAACCGTGGGTATTAGCGAAGGATGAAAATGATCGTGAAAAGTTAGCTTCTGTAATGGCTCATTTAGCAGAAGTACTTCGTCAAACAGGTATTATGCTTATGCCATTCTTAACAGTAGCACCAAGCAAGATGTTTGCTCAACTTGGTCTTACTGAAGAAGCACATAAATCTTGGGAAAGCCTATCTACAATTGGATGTATTCCAGGTGGAACAAAAGTAGAAAAAGGAAACCCAATTTTCCCTCGTTTGGAAATGGAAGTAGAAGTAGAGTATATTAAAGAACAAATGAAGAGCTCTGCGCCTAAAGTAGAAGAGAAAAAAGAAGAAGAACCGCAGGCAGAAGAAATTACAATTGATGATTTCTTTAAAGTAGAATTACGAGTAGCTGAAGTAATATCGGCTGAACCTGTAAAAAAAGCAGATAAGCTGTTAAAAATCCAGCTTGATTTAGGTACAGAAAAGCGCCAGGTTGTTTCAGGTATCGCAAAATTCTATTCTCCGGAAGACTTACAAGGTAAAAAAGTTATTTGTGTAACAAACTTAAAACCTGTAAAATTACGCGGTGAATTATCACAAGGTATGATTTTAGCGGGTGAAGAGAATGGAGTATTGTCATTAGCAACAATCGACCAAAATCTTCCGAATGGTACAAAAATCAAGTAATTAAGGCAAGAAAAGAGATGTTTCACGTGTAACATGTGTGAAGCGTCTTTTTTCTTTTTAAATTTCCTTTTTTTGCATTAAAATTGTAGTATTGTTATCGTTGAGTTAGAAAGAAAATCGTTTTTCTCTATGATAGAATTGATTTCAATATAAAAGGAGTTATTTATTATGTTGTTTGATACACATTCACATTTAAATGCAGAGCAGTTTGAAGAAGATTTACAAGAAGTTATTGCACGAATGAAAGAAGCTGGAGTTACATATACAGTTGTTGTTGGATTTGATGAAGTAACGATAAAAAAAGCGATTGAATTAGCTGAGGCTTATGATTTTATTTACGCTGCAGTTGGATGGCATCCTGTAGATGCTATCGACATGAAAGAAGAACATTTAGCTTGGTTAGAAGAATTAGCTTCACATCCTAAAGTCGTTGCAATTGGAGAAATGGGACTAGATTATCACTGGGATAAGTCTCCTAAAGAAATACAGAAGGAAGTATTCCGTAAACAAATTGCATTAGCTAAAAAAGTGAAATTACCAATCATTATACATAACCGTGATGCAACTCAAGATATTGTTGATATTCTAGAGGAAGAGAATGCGGCTGAAGTAGGAGGTATTATGCATTGCTTTAGTGGTAGTGTCGAAGTAGCACAGCGATGTGTTGATATGAACTTTTTAATTTCATTAGGTGGACCGGTTACATTTAAAAATGCTAAGAAACCGAAAGAAGTTGCAGTAGAGATTCCCTTAGAGAAATTGTTAATAGAGACGGATTGTCCATATTTAACACCACATCCATTTCGAGGGAAGCGAAATGAACCGAGTTATGTAAAGCTTGTAGCAGAAGAAATTGCGAATTTAAAAGGGATTTCTTATGAGGAAGTAGCAGAAGTTACAACAAAAAATGCAAAGGCTTTATTTGGTGTTGAATAAAAAAGGAATGGGAGAACCCATTCTTTTTTATTTTTTGAGAAAAGAAATAGTAGAAGCGAAAGAGAAGATAAGGGGAAATTAGGAAGTGTTACAATAAGGAGAGAGAACAAAGTTTGTACCAGTCTATTTTTTAAAATGTAAGAATGGGGAAAATAATAATGGAAAAGTCGTCATTTTTTTGTTTTACTAAGTAGAGACGAAATGAGTGTGGAGGCAAGCATGAAAATTAAAGAGATTATCGTTGTAGAAGGTAAAGATGATACAGTTGCAATTAAGCGTGCTGTTGATGCGGATACAATTGAAACGAACGGTTCAGCAATCGGTGATCATGTTATTGAGCAAGTTAAATTAGCGCAGCAAAAACGAGGCGTTATTATTTTTACAGATCCGGATTATCCAGGAGAGCGTATTCGAAAAATTATTTCTGACAAGGTACCTGGATGTAAGCATGCTTTCTTACCGAAGGAAGAAGCGCTTGCTAAAAGAAAAAAAGGTGTTGGAATTGAACACGCTTCTAATGAATCGATTCGCCGTGCTTTAGAGAATATACATGAAGAAATGGAAGCTTACACAAGTGAAATTAGTTGGAGTGATCTAGTCGATGCAGGCTTAGTGGGCGGAGAAATGGCAAAGAGTCGCAGAGAAAGAATGGGTAAGCTATTAAAGATTGGTTATACAAATGCAAAACAGTTACATAAACGTTTACAGATGTTTCAAGTTTCAAAAGAGACGTTTGCAGAAGCTTATAAACAAGTAATACAGGAGGAAAAGAAATGAAAGATATCGCAACGCCGAATCGTACGAAAGACATTGTTGAAAAGTATGGATTCTCATTCAAAAAAAGTTTAGGACAAAATTTCTTAATTGATACAAATGTATTAAATCGTATTGTTGATCACGCAGAAATCGGTTCAGAAAGTGGTGCAATTGAGATTGGACCAGGTATCGGTGCGTTAACAGAGCAGTTAGCGAAGCGTGCTAAAAAAGTGGTGGCTTTTGAAATTGATCAAAGATTATTACCAATTTTAGACGAGACGTTAGCTCCATATAGTAACGTTACAGTTATAAATAAAGATGTACTAAAGGCAGATGTACACGAAGTGTTTAGTGAGCAATTTGAAGAAGGACAAGATGTAATGGTAGTAGCTAATTTACCATACTATATTACAACGCCAATTTTATTTAAATTGCTTGAAGAAAAATTACCGGTTCGTGGATTTGTTGTTATGATGCAAAAAGAAGTTGGAGATCGTTTAGCTGCTAAACCTGGAACGAAAGAATATGGTTCTTTATCAATTGCTATTCAGTATTATACAGAGGTAGAAACAGTTATGACTGTACCGCGTACAGTGTTTGTACCACAACCAAATGTTGATTCTGCGATTATCCGTCTTCTAAAGCGTCCGAAACCAGTTGTAGAAGTGACAAATGAGACTTTCTTCTTTGAAGTAGTAAGAGCAAGTTTCGCACAGCGCCGTAAAACTTTAATGAATAATTTATCGAATAATTTAAATGGTTTCCCGAAAGATAAAGAGCTGTTGGATCGAATTTTAACAGAAGTAGAAATTGATCCAAAGCGAAGAGGCGAAACGCTATCTATCGAAGAGTTTGCAACATTAAGTAACGCATTAGTTCTTCATAAGTTATCATAAGGATATGAAAGGGACAGTTCAATTTGAGCTGTCCCTTTTGTCACCTTTCCTTTCCTAAATTCATACTTTAAAAACAGGTAAGATGGCCTAACGAGTTTGGAGG
This region includes:
- a CDS encoding AbrB/MazE/SpoVT family DNA-binding domain-containing protein; translation: MKSTGIVRKVDELGRVVIPIELRRTLGIAEKDALEIYVDDEKIILKKYKPNMTCQVTGEVSDGNLSLAEGKIILSKEGAEQILNELQDYIETAK
- the rsmA gene encoding 16S rRNA (adenine(1518)-N(6)/adenine(1519)-N(6))-dimethyltransferase RsmA, with product MKDIATPNRTKDIVEKYGFSFKKSLGQNFLIDTNVLNRIVDHAEIGSESGAIEIGPGIGALTEQLAKRAKKVVAFEIDQRLLPILDETLAPYSNVTVINKDVLKADVHEVFSEQFEEGQDVMVVANLPYYITTPILFKLLEEKLPVRGFVVMMQKEVGDRLAAKPGTKEYGSLSIAIQYYTEVETVMTVPRTVFVPQPNVDSAIIRLLKRPKPVVEVTNETFFFEVVRASFAQRRKTLMNNLSNNLNGFPKDKELLDRILTEVEIDPKRRGETLSIEEFATLSNALVLHKLS
- the rsmI gene encoding 16S rRNA (cytidine(1402)-2'-O)-methyltransferase, producing MWQQKSFQQNEKGMLYLVPTPIGNLEDMTFRAIRILKEVDVIAAEDTRQTKKLCNYFEIETPVMSYHEHNKEVSGKKILEKLEEGKNIALVSDAGMPCISDPGYDIVVEAVAEQYHVVPLPGANAALTALIASGLETKQFYFYGFLQRNKKERKMELEKLRYVQTTMMFYEAPHRLDDTLISMQEVLGNREIVLCRELTKKFEEFIRGTIEGTIEWTKQNEVRGEFCILVAGSTEEPAPEEQWWESISVYDHIEHYINKKGMNSKEAIKTVAKDRDLSKRDVYQIYHVDKK
- the rnmV gene encoding ribonuclease M5, with the translated sequence MKIKEIIVVEGKDDTVAIKRAVDADTIETNGSAIGDHVIEQVKLAQQKRGVIIFTDPDYPGERIRKIISDKVPGCKHAFLPKEEALAKRKKGVGIEHASNESIRRALENIHEEMEAYTSEISWSDLVDAGLVGGEMAKSRRERMGKLLKIGYTNAKQLHKRLQMFQVSKETFAEAYKQVIQEEKK
- a CDS encoding GIY-YIG nuclease family protein, producing the protein MEKNKHCFYVVECSDGSYYAGYTNHIEKRIQTHNSGKGARYTRARLPVVLRYVENHEDKRTAMQAEYHFKQLTRKQKEEYMQKGERYVAAKKLSTK
- the metG gene encoding methionine--tRNA ligase, whose product is MTKENKSFYITTPIYYPSGKLHIGHAYTTVAGDAMARYKRMQGYNVHYLTGTDEHGQKIQKKAEELNVTPQAYVDNIVAGIKELWEKMDISYDDFIRTTEDRHKDVVEKIFKQLVDQGDIYLDEYEGWYSVQDETFYTAHQLVDPIMEGDKVVGGKSPDSGHDVELVREESYFFRMGKYVDRLLKFYEDNPHFIQPESRKNEMINNFIKPGLEDLAVSRTSFDWGVRVPGNPKHVIYVWVDALSNYITALGYGTENEEMYKKFWPADVHLVGKEIVRFHTIYWPIILMALDLPLPKKVFAHGWILMKDGKMSKSKGNVVDPVTLIDRYGLDALRYYLLREVPFGSDGVFTPEGFVERINFDLANDLGNLLNRTVAMIDKYFNGEIPAFKANVTEFDETLVTFAKDTLQKVEDAMENMEFSVALSSIWQLVSRTNKYIDETQPWVLAKDENDREKLASVMAHLAEVLRQTGIMLMPFLTVAPSKMFAQLGLTEEAHKSWESLSTIGCIPGGTKVEKGNPIFPRLEMEVEVEYIKEQMKSSAPKVEEKKEEEPQAEEITIDDFFKVELRVAEVISAEPVKKADKLLKIQLDLGTEKRQVVSGIAKFYSPEDLQGKKVICVTNLKPVKLRGELSQGMILAGEENGVLSLATIDQNLPNGTKIK
- a CDS encoding TatD family hydrolase; the encoded protein is MLFDTHSHLNAEQFEEDLQEVIARMKEAGVTYTVVVGFDEVTIKKAIELAEAYDFIYAAVGWHPVDAIDMKEEHLAWLEELASHPKVVAIGEMGLDYHWDKSPKEIQKEVFRKQIALAKKVKLPIIIHNRDATQDIVDILEEENAAEVGGIMHCFSGSVEVAQRCVDMNFLISLGGPVTFKNAKKPKEVAVEIPLEKLLIETDCPYLTPHPFRGKRNEPSYVKLVAEEIANLKGISYEEVAEVTTKNAKALFGVE